A stretch of Roseibium porphyridii DNA encodes these proteins:
- a CDS encoding ABC transporter ATP-binding protein, whose translation MKPVLARLIDRYFQPFETHFKPLELPVTPLPDKGPLFLVWHFAKMFRWQLVVVSVLAMISSALGLAGIWAIAYVVDGVTGQGPQAFLQTHVWFLTVIFVLFVLVDPVVFLLRQTFAFQTVRILLPAAMRWQAHKAVEAQDLAFFEDTFAGQVASRIAQVTMSVHRQMMLAIETIPYLVIQFGGSFLLLLALAWPLAIPVLIWIGANVVVAWAAIPAYLQRSAKVAAANSRATGAMTDVYSNIAMVKLFAAEDSEAGAIRKVIGETIDTRHNENRSYILTDSSVHFLNVLMVLAVVAIGFWGMSGGWVSIGDFVAGLTVTRSLSAASSSFIGVGQSVTSTLGTIKDAMPIMTSRPEITDKRDAVDLTVDTGEISFDQVSFAYQEDRQPVLEDFNLRISAGERVGLVGLSGAGKSTVISLLMRLRDVSAGTISIDGQDVRDVTQVSLRSQIGVVTQDISLLNRSIRDNIRYGKPEASDAEILQAARAAEALNFIEDQKDSKGRQGLDAHVGDRGVKLSGGQRQRITIARVLLKDAPILILDEATSALDSEAELAIQQNLARMMEGRTTLAVAHRLSTIAAMDRLVVMDKGKIIEEGSHRELLTRGGLYATLWERQSGGFLAFDSTEST comes from the coding sequence ATGAAACCCGTCCTGGCGCGGTTGATCGATCGGTATTTCCAGCCTTTCGAGACGCATTTCAAGCCGTTGGAGCTTCCTGTCACCCCTTTGCCGGACAAAGGGCCACTCTTTCTCGTCTGGCATTTTGCCAAGATGTTCCGGTGGCAGCTTGTTGTCGTGTCGGTTCTGGCCATGATTTCATCTGCGCTGGGTCTGGCTGGAATTTGGGCGATTGCCTATGTGGTGGATGGGGTGACCGGGCAGGGGCCTCAAGCGTTCCTGCAAACTCATGTCTGGTTTCTAACGGTCATTTTCGTTCTGTTTGTTCTGGTGGATCCGGTCGTGTTTCTGCTGCGGCAGACTTTCGCCTTTCAAACGGTCCGGATACTGCTTCCGGCTGCCATGCGCTGGCAGGCCCACAAGGCAGTGGAAGCGCAGGATCTCGCATTTTTTGAAGATACCTTTGCCGGTCAGGTCGCTTCGCGGATTGCTCAGGTCACAATGTCCGTTCATCGGCAGATGATGTTGGCAATCGAAACCATTCCGTACCTTGTTATCCAGTTTGGTGGTTCGTTCCTTCTGCTTTTGGCTCTCGCCTGGCCACTGGCAATCCCTGTGTTGATCTGGATTGGTGCCAATGTTGTGGTCGCCTGGGCCGCGATTCCAGCCTATTTGCAGCGCTCCGCGAAAGTGGCGGCGGCCAACTCGCGCGCGACCGGGGCCATGACGGACGTTTACTCCAACATCGCCATGGTGAAGCTCTTTGCGGCTGAAGATTCTGAAGCCGGCGCTATCCGGAAGGTGATCGGTGAAACCATAGATACACGCCACAACGAAAATCGTTCATACATTTTGACCGACAGCAGCGTCCATTTTCTCAATGTGCTGATGGTGCTGGCGGTTGTCGCCATCGGTTTTTGGGGTATGAGCGGCGGTTGGGTTTCGATTGGAGATTTCGTCGCCGGGCTGACCGTCACGCGTTCGCTCTCGGCTGCGTCTTCGAGTTTTATCGGCGTCGGTCAGTCAGTCACAAGCACGCTTGGCACCATCAAGGATGCCATGCCGATCATGACGAGCAGACCGGAAATAACGGACAAACGCGATGCGGTCGACTTGACCGTCGACACCGGAGAAATCAGTTTTGATCAGGTCTCCTTCGCATATCAGGAGGATCGTCAACCCGTTCTGGAAGACTTCAATCTCAGGATTTCCGCCGGTGAACGCGTTGGTTTGGTTGGTTTGTCCGGAGCAGGCAAGTCAACGGTCATTTCTCTTCTTATGCGACTGCGCGACGTGTCCGCCGGAACCATTTCTATTGATGGCCAGGATGTACGGGATGTCACCCAAGTCTCCCTGCGCAGTCAGATCGGTGTCGTGACCCAGGACATCTCGCTTTTGAACCGCTCTATCCGAGACAACATCCGCTATGGCAAACCTGAGGCATCGGATGCGGAAATTCTGCAAGCGGCGAGGGCGGCAGAAGCGCTGAACTTCATTGAAGACCAGAAAGACAGCAAAGGCCGGCAAGGACTTGATGCACATGTCGGAGATCGTGGCGTCAAACTGTCAGGCGGCCAGCGACAAAGGATTACGATTGCAAGGGTCCTTTTGAAGGATGCTCCGATCTTGATTCTGGACGAAGCAACTTCTGCACTCGACAGCGAGGCGGAACTCGCCATTCAACAAAACCTCGCACGCATGATGGAAGGACGTACGACGCTTGCGGTTGCCCATCGCCTGTCGACCATCGCTGCAATGGACCGGCTGGTGGTGATGGACAAAGGCAAGATCATTGAAGAAGGCAGTCACCGCGAATTGCTGACCCGCGGCGGGCTTTATGCAACGCTCTGGGAGCGGCAATCCGGCGGATTTTTGGCATTTGACTCAACAGAGTCGACTTAA
- a CDS encoding RidA family protein — MLPIHHMIDQAPEPVAPFSHAVEIDGWIFVTGQMPTAPDDPDAPLPDGIEAQTERVMENLKLVLAGLGLGLENVTFMRVYLTEFKRDYQAMNETYKKFFNEGKLPGRTCVGVSGLAVDALVEIDLVARRP; from the coding sequence ATGCTGCCCATCCATCACATGATTGATCAGGCCCCGGAGCCGGTCGCCCCGTTTTCTCATGCTGTTGAGATCGACGGCTGGATCTTCGTCACTGGCCAGATGCCGACCGCGCCTGACGATCCGGATGCTCCGTTGCCTGACGGTATCGAGGCGCAAACCGAGCGCGTAATGGAAAATCTGAAACTTGTTTTGGCAGGGCTCGGTCTCGGGTTGGAAAACGTTACCTTCATGAGGGTCTATTTGACCGAGTTCAAACGCGACTATCAGGCCATGAACGAGACCTACAAGAAATTCTTCAACGAAGGAAAACTACCGGGGCGTACCTGCGTCGGCGTCTCGGGCCTGGCTGTTGATGCGCTGGTTGAAATCGACCTGGTCGCGCGGCGTCCCTAG
- a CDS encoding DUF2293 domain-containing protein, with protein MTGGTKRQKDMRKALRLLLPHIPMRDAEAILAASLAGHLRHLPPSIALWQATTSYVRHELTDYDTLLDDGYDRDAARFFVVDDMNTVLEGWGCKNRVSAEDDVIS; from the coding sequence ATGACTGGCGGCACGAAACGACAAAAGGACATGCGCAAGGCTCTACGGCTGTTGCTACCGCACATCCCAATGCGCGACGCCGAAGCCATCCTCGCAGCATCTCTGGCAGGGCATCTCAGGCATCTGCCTCCATCCATCGCGCTATGGCAGGCGACAACGAGCTATGTGCGGCATGAACTGACAGACTACGATACGCTTCTAGACGATGGTTACGACAGGGATGCCGCCAGGTTCTTTGTCGTCGACGACATGAACACGGTACTGGAGGGCTGGGGCTGTAAAAACCGTGTCTCGGCAGAAGACGACGTTATCTCCTGA
- a CDS encoding PspA/IM30 family protein encodes MSEGLVARVTRLVSGGVNQLVDSIENASPETVMAEAIREVERAIDQVRDELASVLANKHLANTRLGDTTSRHEELQGQIALAINESRDDLAEAAIARQLDLESQIPVLETAVSEASREEKELEGYVEALQARKREMESELANYRKSMQQSTADAAASGAAASKNSVESKTRKAEETFDRVMKNATGLPGGKVTDLENAGKLAELDELTRKNRVSERLAALKASARDS; translated from the coding sequence ATGTCAGAAGGTCTTGTCGCACGGGTGACACGTCTGGTTTCGGGCGGTGTGAATCAACTTGTTGATTCCATCGAAAACGCATCTCCTGAAACCGTAATGGCTGAGGCTATACGCGAAGTTGAGCGCGCCATCGATCAGGTGCGAGACGAGTTGGCAAGCGTTTTGGCCAACAAGCACCTGGCGAATACTCGTTTGGGTGACACAACAAGTCGTCACGAGGAGTTGCAGGGACAAATAGCACTTGCGATCAACGAGAGCCGTGATGATTTGGCGGAAGCAGCAATTGCGCGCCAGCTGGATCTTGAAAGCCAGATCCCGGTTTTGGAAACTGCCGTCTCAGAAGCCAGCCGTGAGGAAAAGGAACTGGAGGGTTATGTTGAGGCCCTGCAGGCGCGCAAGCGTGAGATGGAAAGTGAGCTGGCCAATTACCGCAAGTCGATGCAGCAATCCACAGCAGATGCTGCAGCTTCTGGTGCCGCTGCCTCTAAGAACAGCGTCGAAAGCAAGACCCGCAAAGCTGAAGAGACCTTTGACAGGGTAATGAAAAATGCGACGGGTTTGCCGGGAGGCAAGGTGACGGATCTCGAAAACGCAGGCAAGCTGGCCGAACTTGATGAGCTCACACGCAAAAACAGGGTTTCCGAGCGCCTGGCAGCCTTGAAAGCCTCTGCGAGAGACAGTTGA
- a CDS encoding helix-turn-helix transcriptional regulator → MADRTRTRLLNALKSSGPKTAADLAEGLSVTSVAVRQHLDGLLQDGLVAFEDLKGSVGRPKRVWDLTPQGHQQFPDNHSNLVLGLLNGLTDLYGAAGLEKLISHREEQSRIAYLEALSEASSLSEKVDVLAELRTQEGYMADVAQEGDGFLLIENHCSICAAATACQGFCRSELKLFQDVLGPDVDVERLEHQLSGDRRCVYRIEARA, encoded by the coding sequence ATGGCAGATAGAACCAGAACACGGCTCCTGAACGCTCTGAAATCCTCCGGTCCCAAAACAGCGGCAGATCTTGCCGAAGGGCTTAGTGTGACATCAGTTGCCGTACGACAGCACCTTGACGGGTTGTTGCAGGATGGTCTGGTGGCCTTTGAGGACCTGAAGGGGTCAGTCGGGCGCCCGAAACGGGTGTGGGACCTGACGCCTCAGGGGCATCAGCAGTTTCCTGACAATCACTCCAATCTGGTGCTGGGGCTGTTGAACGGTCTAACTGATCTTTATGGCGCGGCAGGGCTGGAGAAATTGATATCCCACCGCGAGGAGCAAAGCCGGATTGCCTATCTGGAAGCCTTGAGCGAAGCATCCAGCTTGTCTGAAAAAGTGGATGTTCTGGCCGAACTGCGTACGCAGGAAGGTTACATGGCAGATGTTGCCCAGGAGGGCGATGGCTTTTTGCTGATCGAGAACCACTGCTCGATCTGTGCTGCTGCGACTGCCTGCCAGGGGTTTTGCCGATCGGAGCTCAAACTGTTTCAGGATGTGCTTGGCCCCGATGTTGACGTCGAGCGCCTTGAACATCAACTCTCAGGCGACAGGCGGTGCGTCTACCGCATCGAGGCACGTGCCTGA
- a CDS encoding putative bifunctional diguanylate cyclase/phosphodiesterase: MNKFSAFIRWMMIDPRHPDIAQAQYNELKSQIPSLYALLMVNAIAVSYTHYDVAPFYLTVGVLVPMLIFTSIRMVTWLRARRVVLGPDEAIKKMRQTVILGSLVAVIYIAWSLSLDGYGGPAERGHIALFIAITVIGCIFCLMNLPQAALMVMIIVTVPYLFHYIRQEQDVYIAIAMNIFLVCLVVIQVLLSGYKGFCKLVRSQAALAAKQKETERLSAENAQLAQTDALTGLPNRRYFFNRLENLISEVDGTDAVFAVGVVDLDRFKPINDTYGHKLGDQLLTEVGNRLKSLGMSQLDICRLGGDEFGFLYRGDLEDAAQTGQTICEQISEPYRIGDLQLTVGASCGIAYYPEAGTSAHVLFDRSDYALYNSKTTSRGRTTVYSAEHEARIRSERAIENALQNADLAKEFEIYFQPVISLPEREVVGFEALARWDSPVLNRVPPDRFIPIAERTGMIHRLTVHLFERAVEQINGLPGSLSLSFNLSAHDVTSAETVAALLDIIRLKKIDPRRIMFEITETSVIGSYEAAETCLKTLRAAGVKLALDDFGTGYSSLGYLHRLPIDCVKIDRSFVSGIADPVAIGVVNSIVNLCRSMQILCVVEGVEKPDQLEVLEALQCHLVQGFLFGRPQPYETVAASALEAGTVDGLSLSNGSINGIVLQSNG; encoded by the coding sequence ATGAACAAATTTTCGGCTTTCATAAGATGGATGATGATCGATCCTCGCCATCCGGATATTGCTCAGGCTCAATACAATGAGCTGAAGTCGCAAATTCCTTCCCTTTATGCCTTGCTGATGGTCAATGCGATTGCGGTTTCCTACACGCATTACGACGTTGCACCCTTTTATCTAACCGTCGGCGTCCTTGTGCCGATGCTGATCTTCACCTCGATCAGAATGGTGACGTGGCTGCGTGCGCGCCGCGTGGTTCTGGGTCCGGACGAGGCCATCAAGAAGATGCGCCAGACGGTCATTCTGGGAAGCCTCGTGGCAGTCATCTATATCGCCTGGTCTTTAAGCCTGGACGGATATGGCGGTCCTGCCGAAAGAGGACATATTGCGCTATTCATCGCCATCACGGTCATCGGCTGTATTTTCTGCCTCATGAACCTGCCACAGGCAGCGCTCATGGTAATGATTATCGTGACTGTTCCATATCTCTTTCACTACATCCGCCAGGAACAGGACGTCTACATCGCGATCGCGATGAACATCTTTCTCGTCTGCCTTGTCGTCATTCAGGTTCTGCTCAGCGGTTACAAGGGATTTTGCAAACTCGTTCGCTCCCAGGCGGCTCTGGCTGCCAAGCAAAAGGAAACAGAACGGCTGAGCGCTGAAAACGCTCAACTCGCGCAGACCGATGCCCTGACTGGCCTTCCCAACCGCCGCTATTTCTTCAACAGGCTCGAAAACCTGATTTCGGAAGTGGATGGAACCGACGCGGTATTTGCCGTCGGAGTTGTTGACCTGGACCGCTTCAAGCCCATCAACGACACATATGGTCACAAGCTTGGCGACCAGCTTCTCACCGAGGTCGGAAACCGGCTGAAAAGCCTCGGTATGTCGCAGCTGGATATTTGCCGGCTGGGTGGTGATGAGTTCGGTTTTCTGTACCGTGGCGATCTCGAAGACGCCGCACAGACCGGTCAAACCATCTGCGAGCAGATCAGCGAACCCTATCGCATCGGTGACCTGCAACTGACGGTCGGGGCTTCCTGCGGGATAGCGTATTATCCGGAAGCCGGCACAAGTGCGCATGTTCTCTTCGACCGTTCGGACTATGCGCTTTATAATTCCAAAACAACCTCGCGCGGCCGAACGACCGTCTATTCAGCCGAGCATGAGGCACGCATCCGTTCTGAGCGCGCGATAGAAAACGCGTTGCAAAACGCGGATCTGGCGAAAGAATTTGAAATCTACTTCCAGCCGGTCATTTCTCTGCCTGAACGCGAAGTTGTCGGCTTCGAGGCGCTTGCACGCTGGGACAGTCCGGTTTTGAACCGGGTTCCACCCGATCGTTTCATTCCGATAGCCGAGCGCACCGGAATGATCCATCGCTTGACTGTTCACCTCTTCGAGCGGGCCGTCGAGCAGATCAATGGCTTGCCGGGTTCGCTCAGTCTTTCCTTCAACTTGTCTGCGCACGACGTTACCTCGGCAGAGACGGTCGCCGCGCTTCTGGACATCATTCGCCTGAAGAAAATTGACCCGCGCAGGATCATGTTCGAAATCACCGAGACTTCGGTCATCGGAAGTTATGAAGCTGCCGAGACTTGCCTCAAGACGCTGCGCGCCGCAGGGGTAAAGCTGGCCCTGGACGATTTCGGAACCGGTTATTCCAGTCTCGGATATCTTCACAGACTGCCCATAGACTGCGTCAAGATCGATCGCAGTTTCGTTTCAGGCATCGCGGACCCTGTCGCCATCGGTGTCGTCAACTCGATCGTCAACCTGTGCCGCTCCATGCAGATCTTGTGTGTCGTCGAGGGCGTTGAAAAACCCGACCAACTTGAGGTCCTGGAAGCCCTGCAGTGCCATCTGGTTCAGGGATTCCTGTTCGGCCGGCCGCAACCTTACGAAACCGTTGCAGCCAGTGCCCTAGAAGCCGGGACGGTCGATGGCCTCTCACTGTCGAACGGCTCCATCAACGGAATAGTTCTCCAATCGAACGGTTGA
- a CDS encoding FUSC family protein — MLQKLFHAPSRLLTYDPGALRLVRGVHLMLTVLVAATLGHMAGGYVENVSGFKLAVLAAAAGAHCLIFTPVATKRQEIASLTAMAGVLVLLFSIGGVVGTLAGASVSLVLQLVWVAVISLGFALDGIGGFWQRAGRMMAICWLFVIMGSLPTSPGIWMPAMAILGAVVALIIRVGVWRPSTEKTYLSVETANREAMAGFLNLAAAGSLEDRQSAAAAMADLAALRGELRLSTQLLGAKPSVQGISPENATMIELALEVVRDALAHMSKPGKDRLISAPAFKSSVDALVAALQSGREPKPEELRKGWEVPDKSLPVSDQFHILRIAQAFRRLSVLSRRGNPVPKISPTTAESSNAAWWIRLSWPLALQAGVAAAIGYGLGVYFQLSHAYWVTLTIVIVLSNTLGTTVQRTIQRSLGTAAGVVVAMAVDPLLSSLPEIRIGLVVVSIPVVIVFMERNYALASGIISFLVVMGLQTLEDLPILELWSRLYDTLIGAGIGLGIAFVLFPKRSDTGIRALAADYLSACKAYLRTDGDKGKDDWGDFSALRVSAGKLVTTASAYRAEQAPWSSFSGTANRLDVLVIVLADYVVLYHQARTAVEQELSASPDAVDLQQLADRLNTRILSVFDEILAEHGSEIADDWLAVLPDLAGTDTDLITDWVAMLYHARKVIYCLNALKEDSLWSLAFETSMAPAVR; from the coding sequence ATGCTTCAAAAGCTGTTTCACGCGCCGTCCCGTTTGCTGACCTATGATCCTGGCGCACTCAGACTTGTGCGTGGTGTGCATTTGATGCTGACCGTTCTCGTGGCAGCCACATTGGGGCACATGGCTGGAGGCTATGTTGAAAATGTCTCTGGCTTCAAACTGGCTGTGCTTGCGGCGGCTGCAGGCGCTCATTGCCTGATCTTCACCCCAGTTGCGACGAAGCGTCAGGAAATTGCGTCGTTGACCGCGATGGCGGGTGTCTTGGTCCTTCTCTTCAGTATTGGCGGTGTCGTCGGGACATTGGCTGGAGCATCAGTCTCACTGGTATTGCAACTGGTCTGGGTGGCCGTGATCTCGCTTGGTTTCGCACTGGACGGAATCGGTGGATTTTGGCAACGCGCCGGTCGGATGATGGCGATTTGCTGGTTGTTCGTAATCATGGGCAGCTTGCCGACGTCTCCCGGCATCTGGATGCCGGCAATGGCGATCCTCGGAGCAGTTGTCGCTTTGATCATCCGCGTAGGCGTGTGGCGACCTTCAACTGAAAAGACCTATCTTAGCGTGGAAACGGCGAACAGGGAGGCAATGGCCGGATTTCTAAATCTTGCAGCCGCCGGTTCGTTGGAAGATCGCCAGAGTGCCGCTGCTGCTATGGCGGATCTGGCGGCTTTGCGCGGGGAACTGCGACTAAGTACGCAGCTTCTGGGCGCAAAGCCTTCCGTGCAAGGCATCTCGCCGGAAAATGCTACCATGATAGAGCTTGCTTTGGAGGTGGTTCGGGATGCATTGGCCCACATGTCGAAACCTGGCAAAGACCGGCTTATCTCCGCTCCAGCTTTCAAAAGCTCGGTCGATGCGCTCGTGGCAGCACTCCAATCTGGTCGCGAGCCGAAGCCGGAAGAGTTGAGAAAAGGCTGGGAGGTGCCGGATAAGAGCCTTCCGGTGAGTGATCAGTTCCATATACTGAGAATTGCTCAGGCGTTCAGGAGATTGAGTGTACTGTCGCGAAGGGGCAATCCTGTCCCCAAAATTTCACCCACAACAGCGGAAAGCAGCAATGCGGCCTGGTGGATCCGTCTTTCCTGGCCACTCGCGCTCCAGGCAGGGGTTGCTGCTGCAATAGGATATGGCCTCGGCGTCTATTTTCAGCTGAGTCACGCCTATTGGGTGACACTGACAATTGTCATCGTTCTGAGCAATACGCTTGGCACAACGGTTCAGCGCACCATTCAGCGAAGTCTTGGTACGGCAGCCGGTGTTGTTGTCGCAATGGCCGTTGATCCTCTGCTTTCTTCGTTGCCGGAAATCCGAATAGGCCTGGTGGTGGTCTCTATTCCTGTCGTCATCGTCTTCATGGAACGCAACTATGCGCTTGCGTCCGGCATCATCAGCTTTCTGGTGGTCATGGGGCTTCAGACGCTTGAAGACCTGCCCATTTTAGAGCTCTGGTCACGGCTCTATGACACGCTCATTGGGGCGGGTATCGGGTTGGGCATTGCCTTTGTCCTCTTTCCAAAACGGTCAGACACCGGGATTCGTGCGCTTGCCGCTGACTATCTGAGTGCCTGCAAAGCCTATCTGCGTACGGATGGGGACAAGGGGAAGGACGACTGGGGTGATTTTTCCGCATTGCGCGTGTCCGCCGGCAAGCTGGTGACCACCGCGAGCGCCTATCGTGCCGAGCAGGCTCCCTGGTCGAGTTTCTCCGGAACGGCAAACAGGCTTGATGTTCTTGTGATCGTTCTGGCCGACTATGTGGTTCTCTACCATCAAGCTCGAACGGCGGTGGAACAGGAATTGTCCGCAAGTCCGGACGCGGTCGATCTTCAACAGCTTGCGGACAGGCTCAATACCCGCATTTTGAGTGTGTTTGATGAGATACTGGCTGAACATGGATCTGAGATCGCCGACGACTGGTTAGCGGTTTTGCCAGATCTTGCAGGCACAGACACTGATCTGATCACCGATTGGGTTGCGATGCTCTATCACGCCCGCAAGGTGATCTATTGTCTCAACGCCTTGAAAGAAGACAGTCTATGGTCGTTGGCATTTGAGACTTCAATGGCACCGGCGGTCCGTTGA
- a CDS encoding MOSC domain-containing protein: MSDQLSLLPNTFETTPKFRISGRIEGVFGTSGKDDFRTDPVDCLELTFEGIPGDRHAGFTRLSGGREPWYPRGTEMCNERQVSLLSSEELTEIAAQLQIEEVKPEWVGANFLLSQIPALTRIPARTRLVFESGLVIRVDGDNLPCRFAGAAIAQNYPDREGLDLLFAQKARGLRGLVGYVEKPGIARPGEEVVAHIPEQWIYRRS, from the coding sequence ATGAGTGACCAGCTTTCGCTCCTACCCAACACCTTCGAGACCACGCCCAAATTCAGAATCTCAGGGCGCATCGAAGGCGTTTTCGGAACGTCCGGCAAGGACGACTTTCGGACGGACCCTGTCGATTGCCTGGAGCTGACCTTCGAGGGTATCCCCGGGGACAGACACGCAGGTTTTACAAGACTGTCGGGTGGACGTGAGCCTTGGTATCCTCGAGGCACCGAAATGTGCAACGAACGGCAGGTATCGCTTCTGTCGAGCGAGGAGCTCACCGAGATTGCAGCACAATTGCAGATCGAGGAGGTGAAACCTGAATGGGTCGGGGCCAATTTTCTTCTCTCCCAAATTCCTGCCTTGACCAGAATACCAGCGCGCACGCGACTGGTATTCGAAAGTGGCCTTGTGATCCGCGTCGACGGCGACAATCTGCCGTGTCGCTTTGCAGGGGCCGCGATTGCGCAAAACTACCCCGATCGGGAAGGGCTCGATCTTCTCTTTGCACAAAAAGCCCGTGGATTGCGTGGTCTGGTTGGCTATGTCGAAAAACCCGGCATTGCTCGTCCGGGTGAAGAGGTCGTGGCGCATATTCCCGAGCAATGGATTTACCGGCGCTCCTGA
- a CDS encoding ricin-type beta-trefoil lectin domain protein, with the protein MIRTFSIAATAVLILSGMHTASAAPPDLKAPAPVIFLADNLDENQNLGFCIDTVGRGLSDRLHAHSCKPQGGDVQFLFLAATGQIKSATFENLCAELLASATDGVTLGLLPCSDSPLQAFTYDPAKQEFQPQDTSGLCLASPGETRSAGPFVSRDLALANCASTPAAQKQWVIRE; encoded by the coding sequence ATGATCCGCACATTCTCAATTGCAGCGACCGCAGTGTTGATCCTTTCGGGCATGCACACGGCCAGCGCCGCTCCTCCTGATCTGAAAGCGCCAGCCCCCGTCATCTTTCTGGCCGACAATCTGGATGAAAACCAGAACCTCGGCTTCTGTATAGACACGGTCGGACGCGGCTTATCGGATCGCCTTCACGCCCATTCCTGCAAACCGCAAGGGGGAGATGTACAGTTCCTTTTCCTGGCGGCCACCGGGCAGATCAAGTCCGCCACATTCGAGAACCTTTGTGCCGAACTGCTCGCCTCGGCGACGGATGGCGTAACGCTTGGGCTCCTGCCCTGCAGCGACAGCCCATTGCAGGCGTTCACTTACGATCCGGCCAAGCAGGAATTCCAACCTCAAGACACAAGCGGTCTTTGCCTGGCAAGCCCGGGAGAGACACGCAGCGCAGGACCGTTCGTTTCACGCGACCTTGCACTTGCCAATTGCGCCTCAACGCCTGCAGCTCAAAAGCAATGGGTCATTCGGGAATAA
- a CDS encoding helix-turn-helix domain-containing protein — MNRSDLARGAKLDRSTVSQLLSEDAPRLPNGQALAAIATALSVSSDWLLGLSTHRGAAAEILDQAVQVAETERHPVDEHLLAWYRDAVGAKIRHVPANLPDVLKTEAVLAYEYAGETLRTADQAITGTKDQRALLGRAETDMEIALSKEALEGFASGEGLWSGLPPETRKEQLETMGRILNDLYPSLRLHLFGANDRFSAPFTVFGKKWAALYLGQRYLAFSNTRHVQLFSGHFDDLVRHALIRSHEAGQFVLDLSKSI; from the coding sequence ATGAACCGGAGTGACCTCGCGCGCGGAGCAAAACTTGACCGCTCCACCGTGTCGCAACTTTTGTCTGAAGACGCGCCGCGATTGCCGAACGGGCAAGCTCTCGCTGCTATTGCAACGGCCCTGAGCGTGTCTTCCGACTGGCTGCTTGGCCTGTCCACCCATCGGGGGGCAGCAGCTGAGATCCTCGATCAGGCCGTCCAGGTGGCGGAAACTGAGCGCCATCCCGTCGATGAGCATCTGCTCGCATGGTATCGGGACGCGGTTGGCGCGAAGATCCGGCACGTCCCGGCCAATTTGCCGGATGTTCTAAAGACCGAAGCCGTGCTGGCATATGAATATGCCGGTGAAACGCTGCGTACCGCAGATCAGGCCATCACTGGTACGAAGGATCAGCGCGCCCTCTTGGGGCGGGCCGAAACCGACATGGAAATTGCGCTTTCCAAGGAAGCATTGGAAGGTTTTGCAAGCGGTGAGGGGCTCTGGTCAGGCCTTCCACCTGAAACGCGTAAAGAACAGCTCGAAACCATGGGACGGATCCTGAACGATCTGTATCCGTCTCTCCGGCTTCATCTTTTTGGCGCAAATGACAGGTTCTCCGCACCTTTCACGGTCTTCGGCAAAAAATGGGCCGCGCTCTATCTCGGCCAGCGCTATCTCGCTTTTTCAAACACCCGCCATGTACAGCTTTTCTCCGGCCACTTCGACGACCTCGTACGCCACGCACTGATCCGCTCCCACGAGGCTGGCCAGTTTGTTTTGGACTTGAGCAAGAGTATCTAA
- a CDS encoding phosphoribosyl-AMP cyclohydrolase, with the protein MSIKKTIVAGVGLSLMFSGAALGGGISEQAVIDAQERWGKGIVDIAALYANGGDYKARATDHIQKLYAYGDTDVMFKPTLAAEDQFRETFDEALRYFIGADGTEDSGFATKGWTQVRWENNGIYTGDKVAMAMGNYFFTDPDGKEVKVEYTFGYLKGADGNLKINLHHSSLPYSP; encoded by the coding sequence ATGTCTATCAAAAAAACTATCGTGGCAGGCGTCGGGCTTTCGTTGATGTTTTCCGGCGCAGCTCTTGGTGGAGGAATTTCAGAGCAAGCCGTAATCGATGCCCAAGAACGCTGGGGTAAGGGCATCGTCGATATAGCTGCTCTGTATGCAAACGGCGGTGACTATAAAGCCCGCGCAACCGATCATATTCAGAAACTTTATGCCTATGGCGACACCGACGTCATGTTCAAACCGACGTTGGCAGCTGAAGACCAATTCCGTGAAACATTTGACGAAGCACTCAGATATTTCATTGGCGCTGATGGCACAGAAGATAGTGGTTTTGCAACAAAGGGGTGGACACAAGTACGTTGGGAAAACAATGGAATCTATACGGGTGACAAAGTAGCCATGGCAATGGGTAATTACTTCTTCACTGATCCTGATGGCAAGGAGGTTAAAGTAGAGTACACGTTTGGCTACTTGAAGGGTGCTGATGGAAATCTAAAAATCAATCTGCATCACTCATCACTACCTTACTCGCCATAA